The following is a genomic window from Gammaproteobacteria bacterium.
GCTATGGCGGCCAGGTCGCCGTCGCCGGACTGGATTTGGAGATTGCGGAAGGCGAATTTTTCGGCCTGCTCGGCCGCAACGGTTCCGGCAAGACCACCACCCTGCACATGCTGTCCACGCTCATCCGCCCCAGCAACGGCACGGCCATCGTCGCCGGCCGGGACATCCTTGCCCGTCCGGTGGCGGTGCGCGCCCGCATCGGCCTGGTGTTTCAGGAATCGGCGCTGGATCGCAGCTTGAGCGTCGAGGAGAACCTGCAATTTGCCGGCGCCATGTATGACCTGCCGCCTGATCTGGTGCGGCAGCGCATGGATGAATTGCTGAAATTGTTCGATCTCGGCCCCAAGCGCCGCGTGCTCGTGGCGGCGCTGTCCGGCGGCATGCGCCGCGCGCTCGACATCGCCCGCGGCGTTCTGCACCGCCCGCGCGTGCTGTTCCTCGACGAACCGACCATAGGACTGGACGTCATCAACCGCCGTGCCATCTGGCGTTTCCTCGCCCGCCTGCGGCAGGAGCAGGGCGTGACCGTCGTGCTGACCACGCACTATCTG
Proteins encoded in this region:
- a CDS encoding ABC transporter ATP-binding protein; translation: MNTAAPKAPAIQTRNLRKCYGGQVAVAGLDLEIAEGEFFGLLGRNGSGKTTTLHMLSTLIRPSNGTAIVAGRDILARPVAVRARIGLVFQESALDRSLSVEENLQFAGAMYDLPPDLVRQRMDELLKLFDLGPKRRVLVAALSGGMRRALDIARGVLHRPRVLFLDEPTIGLDVINRRAIWRFLARLRQEQGVTVVLTTHYLEEAVDCDRVVFMSHGEIIGSGKPAELTQSLATSILEITADEPEPIIAHLQPLLGDFIQDGNHLQFRVRDGMTALADWQRQLPAPVRALALRQPDLNDVYVWMNRSAGRPSA